CGGTCGGAGCCGAACTCGTTGCGATCAGTCCGCAATTGCCCGATCAATCGATGACGCATGCCGAACAAGTGGCGTTGGAGTTCCCTGTCCTTTCGGACCAGGACGCTCGCGTCGCAGCTCAGTACGGTGTCGCTTGGCAGGTCCCCGATATGATCCTGGATCACATGCGGAACGATCGCAAGCTTGATCTGACAGAGATCAACGGTGGCAACGGCAGCGTGTTGCCCATCCCAGCAACCTTTGTGCTGAACCGCGATGGAAAGGTGACTTGGCGGTTCGTCGATGTTGACTATCGCAAACGTGCGGAACCCGATGACGTTCTGGCGGCGCTGCAGGAGCTTTCATGAATTTCAATGGGCAGGATGGGGCGGTCGAATCTAACAACCTAAAGACAGGTACCTCAAGGAAATCTACGATGCTCAAATCAAACCTTTCTCTACTCGTTGCGTTCGCAATTTTGGCCGCGGCCACTTCGACCACGGTGGCGCAAACGCCATCCCCCGGCGCCGAGATCGACGACAGCAAAAGTCCCAAGTTCGGCAATGGCGCGACACCCGACTTGATCGCGGTTTCGCAAAAGCAGCCTGTCTCCGAACAGCCTTCGTTCACTCAGGGCGAAGCGCAAAGTGATGTCGTCACTCTATTTCAATGGACAGGAGCTAACCCGCGGACGGCGAAAGTCGCCAAGATCAAATCGACAGACGGTCGCCAGTGGACGGTTCCCGCAAGGACCCATTTTCAGTCCGCACCCAAAGCGTTTGATCTCTACAACGAGGCCAACAAAGTGACGCCTGCAGGACTGGCCGATGTCGACGTGAATCAGATCCCCGTGATCGACGCGGGGGGAGACGAAATCTTCACCGCCTATGTTTTTGGTGACAACTATTTTGAGTTCTACGTCAATGGCAAACTGCTGGCGGTCGACCCCGTTCCGATGACGCCATTCAACAGTAATGTGATTCGCTTCAAAGCCCAGCGGCCGGTTACGATTGGCGTGATGGGTGTCGATTGGGAGGAGCGACTCGGGCTCGGCTTTGAACAATTCCGCGGGGCTCCCTTCCATCAAGGAGATGCCGGTTTGGTCGCCGTCATCAAGAACGCGGCTGGCGAAACGGTCTCCATCACCGACGAGATCTGGAAGGCTCAGACGTTTTATGTCGCACCGCTGAAGTCGCCCGACTGCCTCGTCGTCAACGGCAGCCACCGAGACAGTTCCAAAAGCAGCACCGACGATGTTGACGATGGAACAACTTGGTTCGCCGCTCATTGGCCGATCCCGCAAAATTGGGCTGCCGCCGATTTTAACGATCATCATTGGCCCAACGCTGTCACCTTCACCAACGACTTCGTCGGGGTCAACAACAAGCCGGCCTACACCAACTTCACCGACCTGTTCGACGCGCCCGATGCCGATGCAAAAT
Above is a genomic segment from Rosistilla ulvae containing:
- a CDS encoding peroxiredoxin-like family protein; this encodes MSSLRVQTEAKFANTRKNNPAFAKQVDEILSSAEAFQSGAQAIGTGQPAPDFALPNPQRETVSLSRLLSKGPVVVTFYRGSWCPYCNLQLRAMQQRLAEIHSVGAELVAISPQLPDQSMTHAEQVALEFPVLSDQDARVAAQYGVAWQVPDMILDHMRNDRKLDLTEINGGNGSVLPIPATFVLNRDGKVTWRFVDVDYRKRAEPDDVLAALQELS